One Solirubrobacter pauli DNA segment encodes these proteins:
- a CDS encoding zinc-dependent alcohol dehydrogenase: protein MKAAVVRSFDRPLQIEELPVPQPGQGQVLVRVETCGLCHTDIHAARGEWPVKPSPPFIPGHEGVGIVERLGSGPMYGLEPGMRVALPWLGYACGTCRYCNSGRETLCLEQKNMGYALNGGFAEYAIGYARHVVRVPDGIDPADASPLTCAGVTTYKAVKDSGARSASLVAVFGVGGLGHLAVQYARITGASVIAVDINQARLESASAVGAEHLVNPLEEDPIAAIQRLGGADAAISTAVSPKAFEQAYGSLARGGKLVFVGLPADNHIQLPIFETVLGGLDIHGSIVGTRHDLEEVFELHRRGLTTLEYAERPLEDVNAAIEQVLDGSAPAPRLVFRMASGSGAATAGELGATIGA, encoded by the coding sequence ATGAAGGCCGCCGTCGTCCGCAGCTTCGACCGTCCACTCCAGATCGAGGAGCTGCCTGTTCCCCAACCCGGCCAGGGTCAGGTGCTCGTCCGCGTCGAGACCTGCGGGCTCTGCCACACCGACATCCATGCCGCCCGCGGCGAGTGGCCGGTGAAGCCGTCGCCGCCGTTCATCCCCGGGCACGAGGGAGTCGGCATCGTCGAGCGGCTCGGCAGCGGGCCGATGTACGGGCTCGAGCCGGGCATGCGCGTCGCGCTGCCGTGGCTCGGCTACGCGTGCGGCACCTGCCGCTACTGCAACAGCGGCCGCGAGACGCTCTGCCTTGAGCAGAAGAACATGGGCTACGCGCTCAACGGCGGCTTCGCCGAGTACGCGATCGGCTACGCCCGCCACGTCGTCCGCGTACCCGACGGGATCGACCCGGCCGACGCCTCGCCGCTGACCTGCGCGGGCGTCACCACCTACAAGGCGGTCAAGGACTCCGGGGCCCGCTCGGCCAGCCTGGTCGCGGTCTTCGGCGTCGGCGGCCTCGGCCACCTCGCCGTGCAGTACGCGCGCATCACCGGCGCGTCCGTGATCGCCGTGGACATCAACCAGGCCCGCCTGGAGAGCGCGAGTGCGGTCGGCGCCGAGCACCTCGTCAACCCGCTCGAGGAGGATCCGATCGCCGCCATCCAGCGCCTCGGGGGCGCCGACGCCGCGATCTCAACCGCGGTCAGCCCGAAGGCGTTCGAGCAGGCCTACGGGTCCCTCGCGCGCGGCGGCAAGCTGGTCTTCGTCGGCCTCCCCGCCGACAACCACATCCAGCTGCCGATCTTCGAGACCGTGCTCGGCGGGCTCGACATCCACGGCTCGATCGTCGGCACCCGGCACGACCTCGAGGAGGTCTTCGAACTGCACCGCCGCGGCCTGACCACGCTCGAGTACGCCGAGCGCCCGCTCGAGGACGTCAACGCGGCGATCGAGCAGGTGCTCGACGGCAGCGCACCCGCCCCACGC
- a CDS encoding ABC transporter ATP-binding protein, whose amino-acid sequence MIELDRLTKRYGDARGIEDVSLRIGAGEVFGFLGPNGAGKTTTIRTMLGLLRATRGHARVFGLDSRTDARAVHARLGNLPGDFAYEPRLTGRELLRYLADLRGLRDLGRAEELAARFQAELDRPLGQLSRGNRQKVGLVQAAFHDPELLVLDEPTSGLDPLMQEAFLQFVADERERGRTVLLSSHDLDEVERVCDRVAIIREGRLIAVEDVAGIIGRAYRHVTLELAERVDPDEFRRLPGVIDLVSDGRRVTFKATGDLDAVIKAAARHTVVDLELVHPTLEEVFLTYYGGTT is encoded by the coding sequence ATGATCGAGCTCGACCGCTTGACCAAGCGCTACGGCGACGCGCGCGGGATCGAGGACGTGTCGCTGCGCATCGGCGCTGGGGAGGTGTTCGGCTTCCTCGGCCCCAACGGCGCCGGCAAGACGACCACGATCCGCACGATGCTCGGCCTGCTGCGGGCCACCCGCGGGCACGCGCGCGTGTTCGGGCTCGACAGCCGCACCGACGCCCGCGCGGTGCACGCCCGGCTGGGCAACCTGCCCGGCGACTTCGCCTACGAGCCCCGGCTGACCGGGCGCGAGCTGCTGCGCTACCTGGCCGACCTGCGCGGCCTGCGCGACCTCGGCCGCGCCGAGGAGCTGGCCGCCCGCTTCCAGGCCGAGCTCGACCGGCCGCTCGGGCAGCTCTCACGCGGCAACCGGCAGAAGGTCGGGCTCGTGCAGGCCGCCTTCCACGACCCCGAGCTGCTCGTGCTCGACGAGCCCACGAGCGGCCTCGACCCGCTGATGCAGGAGGCGTTCCTGCAATTCGTGGCCGACGAGCGCGAGCGCGGACGCACGGTGCTGCTGTCCTCGCACGACCTGGACGAGGTCGAGCGCGTGTGCGACCGCGTCGCGATCATCCGCGAAGGGCGCCTGATCGCGGTCGAGGACGTCGCCGGGATCATCGGCCGCGCGTACCGCCACGTGACGCTCGAGCTCGCCGAGCGCGTGGACCCCGACGAGTTCCGCCGCCTGCCGGGCGTGATCGACCTGGTCTCGGACGGACGGCGCGTCACTTTCAAGGCCACGGGCGACCTCGACGCGGTCATCAAGGCCGCGGCGCGCCACACCGTGGTGGACCTCGAGCTCGTGCATCCCACGCTGGAAGAGGTCTTCCTCACCTACTACGGAGGGACCACGTGA
- a CDS encoding ABC transporter permease subunit: protein MSPLRAVVRRGLRDHRRVLLTWGAPLSAMGALMALLWPSIEGSVDTLLDSYPDQLKEAFNIRALDSVEAYIDAELLSLIVPLALAVLGVRAIVRALSGAEERGYLDLVLTTPVARRTLVAGALVVAAVVVAAVLAMMTGVTWLAASVVGADPSLVILGRGMANVWPLAVFFAGLAALGCGWAHSGGPVLAAASGVLVGMYLLDLLGKLADAVEPLRYLSVFKYYGSAIQDGIDPVAFVGVTLTGVLLAAVGAWAFERRDVR from the coding sequence GTGAGCCCGCTGCGAGCGGTGGTGCGCCGCGGCCTGCGTGACCATCGCCGCGTCCTGCTGACCTGGGGCGCGCCGCTGAGCGCGATGGGCGCGCTGATGGCGCTGCTGTGGCCCTCGATCGAGGGGTCGGTGGACACGCTGCTCGACAGCTATCCCGACCAGCTCAAGGAGGCCTTCAACATCCGCGCCCTGGACAGCGTCGAGGCCTACATCGACGCGGAGCTGCTCAGCCTCATCGTGCCGCTCGCGCTGGCCGTGCTGGGCGTTCGGGCGATCGTCCGGGCGCTTTCGGGCGCGGAGGAGCGCGGGTACCTGGACCTCGTGCTGACCACGCCGGTCGCGCGCAGGACGCTGGTCGCGGGCGCGCTCGTGGTCGCGGCGGTGGTCGTGGCGGCGGTGCTGGCGATGATGACCGGCGTCACCTGGCTGGCGGCATCGGTGGTGGGCGCAGACCCGTCGCTCGTGATCCTCGGCCGGGGGATGGCCAACGTCTGGCCGCTCGCCGTCTTCTTCGCCGGGCTCGCCGCGCTCGGCTGCGGCTGGGCGCACTCGGGCGGGCCGGTGCTCGCCGCGGCGTCGGGCGTGCTCGTCGGCATGTACCTCCTCGACCTGCTGGGCAAGCTCGCCGACGCGGTCGAGCCGCTGCGGTACCTGTCGGTGTTCAAGTACTACGGCTCGGCGATCCAGGACGGGATCGACCCAGTCGCCTTCGTCGGCGTCACGCTGACGGGTGTGCTGCTGGCCGCGGTCGGTGCGTGGGCGTTCGAACGGCGCGACGTGCGCTGA
- a CDS encoding universal stress protein: MTDRPHPVLVGIDGTASGLEAVALGGALAVLTGSPVVLGAVHSFEGESWPTPAMADRWLSEAGQRLGGFVPRTNVAIPSTSPSRGLNHLAAVEDARLIVLGSSRHGPIGRVLTGSTTRRVTHGAPCAVAVAPHGWAVRSGEVPLVFGAGVTGAPEARAALALAAELAASARAAVHAWSVVHVPPPAHPMFAATSYEGWRRRQRRDAERDARELIDAVAPATGVELTVVEGDPVETLAAASVDLDLLVIGSRRYGPIRRVLLGGVSTPLIDCAHCPLVVVPRGVHADPIEIAGVGAVTHA; encoded by the coding sequence ATGACCGATCGGCCGCACCCGGTCCTGGTGGGCATCGACGGCACCGCCTCCGGCCTGGAGGCCGTCGCGCTCGGGGGCGCGCTGGCGGTGCTCACCGGCTCACCGGTGGTGCTCGGCGCCGTCCACTCGTTCGAGGGCGAGTCGTGGCCCACGCCCGCCATGGCCGATCGCTGGCTGTCCGAGGCCGGACAACGGCTCGGCGGCTTCGTCCCGCGCACGAACGTCGCGATCCCGTCGACGAGCCCCTCCCGAGGGCTGAACCACCTGGCCGCCGTCGAGGACGCGCGGTTGATCGTGCTCGGCTCGAGCCGCCATGGGCCGATCGGCCGGGTCCTGACGGGATCGACCACGCGCCGCGTCACGCACGGTGCGCCCTGCGCCGTGGCCGTCGCGCCTCACGGCTGGGCGGTCCGGTCCGGCGAGGTACCGCTCGTCTTCGGCGCGGGCGTCACCGGTGCACCGGAGGCCCGCGCGGCGCTGGCGCTGGCGGCGGAGCTGGCCGCTTCGGCGCGGGCGGCGGTCCACGCCTGGTCGGTGGTGCACGTGCCGCCGCCGGCCCATCCGATGTTCGCCGCCACCAGCTACGAGGGCTGGCGCCGACGACAACGCCGGGATGCCGAGCGGGACGCGCGCGAGCTGATCGACGCCGTCGCGCCCGCCACGGGCGTCGAGCTCACCGTCGTCGAGGGCGACCCGGTCGAGACGCTCGCCGCGGCGTCCGTCGACCTGGACCTGCTGGTCATCGGCTCTCGCCGCTACGGACCGATCCGACGGGTGCTGCTCGGTGGCGTGTCGACGCCGCTGATCGACTGCGCGCATTGCCCACTGGTCGTCGTGCCGCGCGGGGTCCATGCCGATCCGATCGAGATCGCTGGCGTCGGTGCGGTCACCCACGCCTAG
- a CDS encoding heavy metal translocating P-type ATPase, translating into MRSPTPREPPARLVAAAVLAAIVAGAVLAWTGAGDTARLVWTGAVVVALVPLSVSVARELRSGRVGADVIALLAMAGALVLGEELAGAVIALMLAGGTALEQTAQRRARRDLTALVEHAPRVAHRRAGDVLVEVAVDALVPGDVVVVRPGEVVPVDGFVEQAPAVLDESALTGEALPVTRGAGEPVRSGVVCCGSAFTLVATRTVADSAYSVLLGLVRGAERERAPFVRLADRYAAHFLVLTLVLAGGAWAVSGDPVRALAVLVVATPCPLILAAPIAIVCAMSRSARAGVVVKDGGTIERLARARTVLIDKTGTLTLGEPAVERVETTAEHGPDEVLRLAASLEQVSVHGIAEAIVHDAEQRGLHLTLPQDVHESPGQGLEGTVDGRHLAAGSEAYLRSQGAEPSFSTGSGAPAHVAVDGRAVGMIVLADRLRDDAAAAVRALRAAGVHEVVMATGDRRERAEVVGRRAGVDRVYAELDPGDKLALVREAQERPVVMVGDGVNDAPALALADVGVAMGVAGATAAAEAADAVIVVDRLDRLADAVRISARALAIARQSVLVGMGLSLVAMIAAAAGLLPPLAGAVLQEAIDVAVILNALRALRG; encoded by the coding sequence GTGCGGTCACCCACGCCTAGGGAGCCGCCCGCCCGGCTCGTCGCCGCCGCGGTGCTGGCCGCGATCGTCGCCGGGGCCGTGCTCGCGTGGACGGGTGCCGGCGACACCGCCCGTCTGGTCTGGACGGGTGCGGTGGTCGTCGCGCTGGTCCCGCTGAGCGTCAGCGTCGCCCGGGAGCTGCGCTCCGGTCGTGTCGGCGCGGACGTGATCGCGCTGCTGGCCATGGCCGGGGCGCTCGTGCTCGGCGAGGAGCTGGCGGGCGCGGTGATCGCGCTCATGCTCGCCGGCGGGACCGCGCTCGAGCAGACCGCGCAGCGGCGCGCACGTCGCGACCTCACCGCGTTGGTCGAGCACGCGCCGCGGGTCGCCCATCGGCGTGCGGGGGACGTGCTGGTCGAGGTGGCGGTCGATGCGCTCGTGCCCGGCGACGTCGTCGTGGTGCGGCCGGGGGAGGTCGTGCCGGTGGACGGGTTCGTCGAGCAGGCCCCGGCGGTTCTGGACGAGTCGGCGTTGACGGGCGAGGCGCTCCCGGTCACGCGCGGCGCCGGCGAGCCCGTGCGCAGCGGGGTGGTGTGCTGTGGTTCCGCGTTCACGCTGGTGGCGACGCGGACCGTCGCCGACTCGGCCTACTCCGTGCTGCTCGGGCTCGTGCGTGGCGCGGAGCGCGAGCGGGCGCCGTTCGTGCGGCTCGCGGACCGCTACGCCGCGCACTTCCTCGTGCTCACGCTCGTCCTTGCCGGCGGCGCGTGGGCGGTCAGCGGCGATCCGGTGCGGGCGCTGGCGGTGCTCGTGGTGGCGACGCCCTGCCCGTTGATCCTGGCGGCGCCGATCGCGATCGTCTGCGCGATGTCGCGCTCGGCGCGTGCGGGCGTCGTCGTCAAGGACGGGGGCACGATCGAGCGCCTCGCGCGGGCCCGCACCGTCCTGATCGACAAGACCGGGACGCTGACGCTGGGCGAGCCGGCGGTGGAACGCGTCGAGACGACCGCGGAACACGGCCCGGACGAGGTGCTGCGGTTGGCCGCGTCGCTCGAGCAGGTCTCCGTCCACGGCATCGCCGAGGCGATCGTCCACGACGCCGAGCAGCGCGGACTGCACCTCACCCTGCCCCAGGACGTTCACGAGTCGCCCGGGCAGGGCTTGGAGGGCACCGTGGACGGCCGGCACCTCGCCGCCGGGAGCGAGGCCTACCTACGCTCGCAGGGCGCCGAGCCCTCGTTCTCCACCGGCTCGGGCGCGCCGGCGCACGTCGCCGTCGACGGGCGCGCGGTCGGCATGATCGTCCTCGCCGACCGCCTGCGTGACGACGCCGCCGCCGCGGTGCGCGCGCTCAGGGCCGCAGGGGTGCACGAGGTGGTGATGGCGACCGGTGACCGGCGCGAGCGCGCGGAGGTCGTCGGCCGTCGCGCCGGCGTGGACCGGGTGTACGCGGAGCTCGATCCCGGCGACAAGCTCGCGCTCGTGCGGGAAGCGCAGGAGCGGCCGGTCGTGATGGTCGGCGACGGCGTCAACGACGCTCCGGCGCTTGCCCTTGCAGACGTCGGCGTGGCGATGGGTGTCGCCGGCGCCACGGCGGCGGCGGAGGCGGCGGACGCCGTGATCGTCGTCGACCGGCTCGACCGGCTCGCCGACGCCGTCCGCATCAGCGCCCGAGCGCTGGCGATCGCCCGCCAG